The Delphinus delphis chromosome 2, mDelDel1.2, whole genome shotgun sequence genome contains a region encoding:
- the LINGO1 gene encoding leucine-rich repeat and immunoglobulin-like domain-containing nogo receptor-interacting protein 1 isoform X2, producing the protein MLAGGVRSMPSPLLACWQPILLLVLGSVLSGSATGCPPRCECSAQDRAVLCHRKRFVAVPEGIPTETRLLDLGKNRIKTLNQDEFASFPHLEELELNENIVSAVEPGAFNNLFNLRTLGLRSNRLKLIPLGVFTGLSNLTKLDISENKIVILLDYMFQDLYNLKSLEVGDNDLVYISHRAFSGLNSLEQLTLEKCNLTSIPTEALSHLHGLIVLRLRHLNINAIRDYSFKRLYRLKVLEISHWPYLDTMTPNCLYGLNLTSLSITHCNLTAVPYLAVRHLVYLRFLNLSYNPINTIEGSMLHELLRLQEIQLVGGQLAVVEPYAFRGLNYLRVLNVSGNQLTTLEESAFHSVGNLETLILDSNPLACDCRLLWVFRRRWRLNFNRQQPTCATPEFVQGKEFKDFPDVLLPNYFTCRRARIRDRKAQQVFVDEGHTVQFVCRADGDPPPAILWLSPRKHLVSAKSNGRLTVFPDGTLEVRYAQVQDNGTYLCIAANAGGNDSMPAHLHVRSYSPDWPHQPNKTFAFISNQPGEGEANSTRATVPFPFDIKTLIIATTMGFISFLGVVLFCLVLLFLWSRGKGNTKHNIEIEYVPRKSDAGISSADAPRKFNMKMI; encoded by the coding sequence ATGCTGGCGGGGGGCGTGAGGAGCATGCCCAGCCCCCTCCTGGCCTGCTGGCAGCCCATCCTCCTGCTGGTGCTGGGCTCGGTGCTGTCAGGCTCAGCCACAGGCTGCCCGCCCCGCTGCGAGTGCTCCGCCCAGGACCGCGCAGTGCTCTGCCACCGCAAGCGCTTTGTGGCGGTGCCTGAGGGCATCCCCACTGAGACCCGCCTGCTGGACCTGGGCAAGAACCGCATCAAAACGCTCAACCAGGACGAGTTTGCCAGCTTCCCGCACCTGGAGGAGCTGGAGCTCAATGAGAACATCGTGAGCGCCGTGGAGCCTGGTGCCTTCAACAACCTCTTCAACCTCCGGACGCTGGGGCTCCGCAGCAACCGCCTGAAGCTCATCCCCCTGGGCGTCTTCACCGGCCTCAGTAACCTGACCAAGCTGGACATCAGCGAGAACAAGATCGTCATCCTGCTGGACTACATGTTCCAGGACCTGTACAACCTCAAGTCACTGGAAGTCGGCGACAACGACCTCGTCTACATCTCCCACCGAGCCTTCAGCGGCCTCAACAGCCTGGAGCAGCTGACGCTGGAGAAATGCAACCTGACCTCCATCCCCACCGAGGCGCTGTCCCACCTGCACGGTCTCATTGTCCTGCGGCTCCGGCACCTCAACATCAATGCCATCCGGGACTATTCCTTCAAGAGGTTGTACCGGCTCAAGGTCTTGGAGATCTCTCACTGGCCCTACTTGGACACCATGACTCCCAACTGTCTCTACGGCCTCAACCTGACGTCCCTGTCTATCACGCACTGCAACCTGACTGCTGTGCCCTACCTGGCGGTGCGCCACCTGGTCTATCTCCGCTTCCTCAACCTCTCCTACAACCCCATCAACACCATTGAGGGCTCCATGTTGCATGAGCTGCTAAGGCTGCAGGAGATCCAGCTGGTGGGTGGGCAGCTGGCCGTGGTGGAGCCCTACGCCTTCCGCGGCCTCAACTACCTGCGCGTGCTCAATGTCTCCGGCAACCAGCTGACCACACTGGAGGAGTCGGCCTTCCACTCGGTGGGCAACCTGGAGACGCTCATCCTGGACTCCAACCCACTGGCCTGCGACTGCCGGCTCCTGTGGGTGTTCCGGCGCCGCTGGCGGCTCAACTTCAACCGGCAGCAGCCCACGTGTGCCACGCCCGAGTTCGTCCAGGGCAAGGAGttcaaggacttccctgatgtGCTCCTGCCCAACTACTTCACCTGCCGCCGTGCCCGCATCCGGGACCGCAAGGCCCAGCAGGTGTTTGTGGATGAGGGCCACACAGTGCAGTTCGTGTGCCGGGCGGATGGCGACCCGCCGCCCGCCATCCTCTGGCTCTCGCCCCGCAAGCACCTGGTCTCGGCCAAGAGCAACGGGCGGCTCACGGTCTTCCCCGATGGCACGCTGGAGGTGCGCTACGCCCAGGTACAGGACAACGGCACTTACCTGTGCATCGCGGCCAACGCGGGCGGCAACGATTCCATGCCTGCCCACCTGCACGTGCGCAGCTACTCGCCCGACTGGCCCCATCAGCCCAACAAGACCTTCGCCTTCATCTCCAACCAGCCGGGCGAGGGAGAGGCCAACAGCACCCGCGCCACCGTGCCTTTCCCCTTCGACATCAAGACCCTCATCATCGCCACCACCATGGGCTTTATCTCTTTCTTGGGCGTCGTCCTCTTCTGTCTGGTGCTGCTGTTTCTCTGGAGCCGGGGCAAGGGCAACACCAAGCACAACATCGAGATCGAGTATGTGCCCCGCAAGTCGGACGCAGGCATCAGCTCCGCCGACGCACCTCGCAAGTTCAATATGAAGATGATCtga
- the LINGO1 gene encoding leucine-rich repeat and immunoglobulin-like domain-containing nogo receptor-interacting protein 1 isoform X1, with protein sequence MQVSERMLAGGVRSMPSPLLACWQPILLLVLGSVLSGSATGCPPRCECSAQDRAVLCHRKRFVAVPEGIPTETRLLDLGKNRIKTLNQDEFASFPHLEELELNENIVSAVEPGAFNNLFNLRTLGLRSNRLKLIPLGVFTGLSNLTKLDISENKIVILLDYMFQDLYNLKSLEVGDNDLVYISHRAFSGLNSLEQLTLEKCNLTSIPTEALSHLHGLIVLRLRHLNINAIRDYSFKRLYRLKVLEISHWPYLDTMTPNCLYGLNLTSLSITHCNLTAVPYLAVRHLVYLRFLNLSYNPINTIEGSMLHELLRLQEIQLVGGQLAVVEPYAFRGLNYLRVLNVSGNQLTTLEESAFHSVGNLETLILDSNPLACDCRLLWVFRRRWRLNFNRQQPTCATPEFVQGKEFKDFPDVLLPNYFTCRRARIRDRKAQQVFVDEGHTVQFVCRADGDPPPAILWLSPRKHLVSAKSNGRLTVFPDGTLEVRYAQVQDNGTYLCIAANAGGNDSMPAHLHVRSYSPDWPHQPNKTFAFISNQPGEGEANSTRATVPFPFDIKTLIIATTMGFISFLGVVLFCLVLLFLWSRGKGNTKHNIEIEYVPRKSDAGISSADAPRKFNMKMI encoded by the coding sequence GTGAGCGAGAGGATGCTGGCGGGGGGCGTGAGGAGCATGCCCAGCCCCCTCCTGGCCTGCTGGCAGCCCATCCTCCTGCTGGTGCTGGGCTCGGTGCTGTCAGGCTCAGCCACAGGCTGCCCGCCCCGCTGCGAGTGCTCCGCCCAGGACCGCGCAGTGCTCTGCCACCGCAAGCGCTTTGTGGCGGTGCCTGAGGGCATCCCCACTGAGACCCGCCTGCTGGACCTGGGCAAGAACCGCATCAAAACGCTCAACCAGGACGAGTTTGCCAGCTTCCCGCACCTGGAGGAGCTGGAGCTCAATGAGAACATCGTGAGCGCCGTGGAGCCTGGTGCCTTCAACAACCTCTTCAACCTCCGGACGCTGGGGCTCCGCAGCAACCGCCTGAAGCTCATCCCCCTGGGCGTCTTCACCGGCCTCAGTAACCTGACCAAGCTGGACATCAGCGAGAACAAGATCGTCATCCTGCTGGACTACATGTTCCAGGACCTGTACAACCTCAAGTCACTGGAAGTCGGCGACAACGACCTCGTCTACATCTCCCACCGAGCCTTCAGCGGCCTCAACAGCCTGGAGCAGCTGACGCTGGAGAAATGCAACCTGACCTCCATCCCCACCGAGGCGCTGTCCCACCTGCACGGTCTCATTGTCCTGCGGCTCCGGCACCTCAACATCAATGCCATCCGGGACTATTCCTTCAAGAGGTTGTACCGGCTCAAGGTCTTGGAGATCTCTCACTGGCCCTACTTGGACACCATGACTCCCAACTGTCTCTACGGCCTCAACCTGACGTCCCTGTCTATCACGCACTGCAACCTGACTGCTGTGCCCTACCTGGCGGTGCGCCACCTGGTCTATCTCCGCTTCCTCAACCTCTCCTACAACCCCATCAACACCATTGAGGGCTCCATGTTGCATGAGCTGCTAAGGCTGCAGGAGATCCAGCTGGTGGGTGGGCAGCTGGCCGTGGTGGAGCCCTACGCCTTCCGCGGCCTCAACTACCTGCGCGTGCTCAATGTCTCCGGCAACCAGCTGACCACACTGGAGGAGTCGGCCTTCCACTCGGTGGGCAACCTGGAGACGCTCATCCTGGACTCCAACCCACTGGCCTGCGACTGCCGGCTCCTGTGGGTGTTCCGGCGCCGCTGGCGGCTCAACTTCAACCGGCAGCAGCCCACGTGTGCCACGCCCGAGTTCGTCCAGGGCAAGGAGttcaaggacttccctgatgtGCTCCTGCCCAACTACTTCACCTGCCGCCGTGCCCGCATCCGGGACCGCAAGGCCCAGCAGGTGTTTGTGGATGAGGGCCACACAGTGCAGTTCGTGTGCCGGGCGGATGGCGACCCGCCGCCCGCCATCCTCTGGCTCTCGCCCCGCAAGCACCTGGTCTCGGCCAAGAGCAACGGGCGGCTCACGGTCTTCCCCGATGGCACGCTGGAGGTGCGCTACGCCCAGGTACAGGACAACGGCACTTACCTGTGCATCGCGGCCAACGCGGGCGGCAACGATTCCATGCCTGCCCACCTGCACGTGCGCAGCTACTCGCCCGACTGGCCCCATCAGCCCAACAAGACCTTCGCCTTCATCTCCAACCAGCCGGGCGAGGGAGAGGCCAACAGCACCCGCGCCACCGTGCCTTTCCCCTTCGACATCAAGACCCTCATCATCGCCACCACCATGGGCTTTATCTCTTTCTTGGGCGTCGTCCTCTTCTGTCTGGTGCTGCTGTTTCTCTGGAGCCGGGGCAAGGGCAACACCAAGCACAACATCGAGATCGAGTATGTGCCCCGCAAGTCGGACGCAGGCATCAGCTCCGCCGACGCACCTCGCAAGTTCAATATGAAGATGATCtga